From one Macaca nemestrina isolate mMacNem1 chromosome 5, mMacNem.hap1, whole genome shotgun sequence genomic stretch:
- the LOC105474530 gene encoding copine-5 isoform X7: protein MKKKKYVNSGTVTLLSFAVESECTFLDYIKGGTQINFTVAIDFTASNGNPSQSTSLHYMSPYQLNAYALALTAVGEIIQHYDSDKMFPALGFGAKLPPDGRVSHEFPLNGNQENPSCCGIDGILEAYHRSLRTVQLYGPTNFAPVVTHVARNAAAVQDGSQYSVLLIITDGVISDMAQTKEAIVNAAKLPMSIIIVGVGQAEFDAMVELDGDDVRISSRGKLAERDIVQVKPRLCLPHGKFKSPSSQADLTPTLGASLGKGLGGRHQEPQSAPVVTEGSRSHSSAMLCSGLGPSLSHLGHTPNIVSAQPEARTLCQPFLSPQASVVSLVLFFSAP from the exons atgaagaaaaagaaatacgtGAATTCTGGCACA GTCACCctgctttcttttgctgtggagtcAGAGTGCACCTTCCTTGACTACATCAAAGGAGG GACCCAGATCAACTTCACTGTGGCCATTGATTTCACTGCCTCCAATG GGAACCCCTCACAGTCCACATCTCTGCACTACATGAGTCCCTACCAGCTGAATGCCTACGCGCTGGCCCTGACCGCCGTCGGAGAGATCATCCAGCACTACGACAGCGACAAGATGTTCCCTGCCCTGGGCTTCGGGGCCAAGCTGCCCCCCGATGGCAGGGTGTCCCATGAGTTCCCGCTG AATGGCAACCAGGAGAATCCCTCGTGCTGCGGCATCGACGGCATCCTGGAGGCCTACCACCGCAGCCTGCGCACAGTGCAGCTGTACGGCCCCACCAACTTCGCCCCCGTGGTCACCCACGTGGCCAG GAATGCAGCGGCTGTGCAGGACGGCTCCCAGTACTCGGTGCTGCTCATCATCACAGACGGGGTCATCTCGGACATGGCGCAGACCAAGGAGGCCATTGTCAAT gctgccaAGCTCCCCATGTCCATCATTATCGTCGGCGTGGGCCAGGCAGAGTTCGACG CCATGGTGGAGCTGGATGGTGACGACGTGCGGATCTCCTCCCGGGGGAAGCTGGCTGAACGCGACATTGTCCAGGTGAAGCCCAGACTTTGCCTGCCCCACGGGAAATTCAAGAGTCCCTCTAGCCAGGCGGACCTCACACCCACTTTGGGGGCTTCCCTGGGGAAGGGCCTGGGAGGGAGGCACCAAGAGCCCCAAAGTGCCCCAGTCGTCACCGAAGGGAGTAGGAGTCACTCCTCAGCCATGCTGTGCTCTGGGCTGGGCCCCTCTCTGTCACACCTGGGACACACTCCTAACATTGTGAGTGCCCAGCCAGAGGCCAGAACCCTCTGCCAGCCCTTCCTCAGCCCCCAGGCCTCTGTGGTCAGCCTCGTTCTGTTTTTTTCTGCCCCTTGA